One Pyrenophora tritici-repentis strain M4 chromosome 5, whole genome shotgun sequence DNA window includes the following coding sequences:
- a CDS encoding XPG-I domain containing protein, with product MNIRPVFVFDGPEDKFKKSSKGRSMKAETCNIIKEALTGLGVPHIDAPGEAEADCCKLQTLGLVDAVWLQDSDCLMFGCTFWIRKLRTAREPGNNSRHIGDTKKDHTRVRVVRAENLKMKNGKFQLKKDGCVLFAMLVGADFDQEGLPRCGRDTAFELIQAGLGRSLCSSKSQQDCDVWRENVLRKVLERKSISIVVPGTWPKFDILQRYNDPKTHSEEYLREDALSKSYYN from the coding sequence ATGAACATTCGACCCGTCTTTGTCTTTGATGGACCGGAGGATAAGTTCAAAAAGAGTTCTAAAGGACGAAGCATGAAAGCTGAAACCTGTAATATCATCAAAGAGGCTCTGACAGGGCTCGGTGTGCCTCATATCGATGCTCCCGGAGAAGCCGAGGCAGATTGCTGCAAGTTACAGACCTTGGGGCTGGTCGATGCAGTGTGGTTACAAGATTCGGATTGCTTAATGTTTGGCTGCACGTTTTGGATCCGCAAGCTTCGCACGGCTAGAGAACCAGGAAACAATAGTCGCCACATTGGTGACACCAAGAAGGACCATACGAGAGTACGAGTCGTTCGAGCGGAAAACTTGAAGATGAAAAATGGAAAGTTTCAGCTCAAGAAGGACGGTTGTGTTCTGTTTGCTATGCTTGTAGGGGCTGATTTCGATCAAGAAGGCCTCCCGCGTTGTGGGAGAGACACCGCATTCGAGCTAATTCAGGCGGGTCTAGGTCGCAGCCTGTGCTCGAGTAAAAGCCAACAGGATTGCGATGTCTGGAGAGAAAACGTGCTGCGCAAAGTCCTCGAACGTAAATCTATCAGCATAGTTGTTCCTGGGACTTGGCCGAAATTTGATATTCTGCAGCGGTACAACGACCCAAAGACGCACTCCGAGGAATACCTGAGGGAGGACGCATTGTCAAAGTCATATTACAATTGA
- a CDS encoding PLAC8 multi-domain protein has protein sequence MDPRQYGQNHQLQPQNGSRQHDRFSWQQPLEDDAPAYQQPQAQPQQQTPQYAAQQYQQSHQQYPQPQQRQPQVTTDASRHFSYAQTPSEMRAFVYTSSPNDPPMPQSIPISLPTSPVGDTPIDPRPQSMMFSQHPINPTQSETAYVQPHAEDVKPPISPVSPQHPAQTQYFSSASPIPQPQPVQHVDTHQSRHMRQMSNLSPINTNLRAYPMPTIPPTPPSGTHQTSPLPHKTPITPMSANSMQKGQPRENATSPSHRTSPYPSEPYSPHGFSSNQTGNFHAVFSPDAAHGPNGLDFAAHQPGQITHPNMESEKSHEWKNSLCACSPEFSTCLTGLFCPCILYGRTSYRLSQKSAKKDPTDMLGYSSTNGHCAVMGLSCGLWWLFPMLQRTRIRRAYKLEGSFGDDLLKGCCCCCCVTVQNEREVKTREEASRRWAGPASTDVYTRSGGMVYKPQQ, from the coding sequence ATGGACCCAAGACAGTATGGCCAGAACCACCAACTTCAGCCTCAAAATGGATCGCGACAGCACGATAGATTCTCATGGCAGCAACCTCTTGAGGACGATGCTCCAGCCTACCAGCAACCGCAAGCACAACCACAACAACAGACTCCACAATACGCGGCGCAGCAATATCAGCAGTCACATCAGCAATATCCACAGCCTCAGCAACGGCAACCTCAGGTCACTACAGATGCATCAAGACACTTCTCCTATGCGCAAACACCATCCGAGATGCGAGCATTCGTATACACATCCTCACCAAACGATCCACCCATGCCACAATCTATACCTATATCGCTTCCGACGTCGCCAGTGGGGGATACGCCAATCGATCCCCGCCCCCAATCGATGATGTTTTCGCAACATCCGATAAACCCGACCCAATCCGAGACAGCTTACGTGCAGCCTCACGCTGAGGACGTTAAACCTCCCATCTCGCCAGTCTCGCCCCAACACCCCGCTCAAACGCAGTACTTTTCTTCAGCCTCACCGATCCCTCAGCCGCAACCTGTTCAACACGTTGATACACACCAGAGCAGGCATATGCGACAAATGAGCAACCTTTCCCCAATCAACACAAATCTACGAGCATACCCCATGCCTACTATTCCTCCAACCCCACCATCCGGGACACATCAGACCTCGCCGTTACCGCATAAGACGCCTATAACGCCCATGTCCGCCAATTCAATGCAGAAAGGGCAACCACGAGAGAACGCAACATCTCCTTCGCATCGCACGTCCCCGTACCCAAGCGAGCCCTACTCACCGCACGGCTTCTCTTCGAACCAAACCGGCAACTTCCATGCCGTCTTCTCTCCCGACGCCGCACATGGCCCCAACGGCTTAGACTTTGCCGCACACCAGCCAGGACAGATAACGCACCCAAACATGGAATCCGAGAAGTCGCACGAATGGAAGAACAGTCTTTGTGCATGCAGTCCCGAGTTCTCAACTTGCCTGACTGGTCTTTTCTGCCCTTGTATCCTCTACGGCCGTACATCGTACCGCCTTTCGCAGAAATCCGCAAAGAAGGATCCCACGGATATGCTTGGTTACAGCTCCACCAATGGACACTGCGCTGTCATGGGCCTTTCTTGCGGTCTGTGGTGGTTGTTTCCCATGCTCCAGCGCACGCGTATCCGACGGGCCTACAAGCTTGAAGGCAGCTTCGGTGACGATTTGCTCAAAGggtgctgttgctgctgctgtgtAACCGTCCAAAACGAGAGGGAGGTCAAGACGAGGGAGGAAGCTAGTAGACGGTGGGCTGGACCGGCGAGTACAGATGTGTATACGAGGTCGGGGGGGATGGTGTATAAACCACAACAGTGA
- a CDS encoding MDN1, AAA ATPase containing von Willebrand factor type A (vWA) domain protein yields the protein MSFLRSSALRASAFARAARPTRYIRTAELQPWQRAVQRRTYATAPGSDGKPLSSDIPWIATAVAGTVVGLYVAVTQDTDHGAEHHPLGEPHGEGDAKKPGTETLVEYEKEENKPDDEEDSKDDSDSSKDESEDKSKKEPTSDKQDPNKATKENSEEKDTQSPDQSDKPDPRKEQTKSFNETSGKQKGLSNDNTEHSSQISKQPEKSKKGEGVAETAKLQGTVSTDRPQPENKEERGKAQMNKDE from the exons ATGTCTTTTCTGAGGTCCTCTGCGCTCCGCGCCTCCGCATTCGCACGAGCTGCGCGCCCGACGAGGTATATCCGCACCGCCGAGCTTCAGCCGTGGCAACGAGCTGTTCAGCGCAGAACCTATGCCACCGCACCCGGCTCGGACGGTAAGCCTCTAAGTAGTGACATCCCATG GATTGCCACAGCTGTCGCTGGTACCGTCGTTGGCCTCTACGTGGCAGTAACCCAAGATACCGACCACGGTGCCGAACACCATCCCCTTGGTGAACCCCATGGCGAAGGAGATGCCAAGAAGCCTGGTACTGAGACACTTGTAGAGTACGAGAAGGAGGAGAACAAGCCCGACGATGAGGAGGACAGCAAGGACGACTCCGACTCCTCCAAGGATGAGTCCGAGGACAAATCCAAGAAGGAGCCTACAAGTGACAAGCAAGATCCCAACAAGGCCACCAAGGAGAACAGCGAGGAGAAGGACACGCAGTCTCCCGACCAATCTGACAAG CCCGACCCTCGTAAGGAACAGACCAAGAGCTTCAACGAGACGTCTGGCAAGCAAAAGGGTCTCTCCAACGACAACACCGAACACTCGTCGCAAATCTCCAAGCAACCCGAGAAGAGTAAGAAGGGAGAGGGTGTCGCGGAAACTGCTAAGCTGCAGGGAACCGTCTCGACTGACCGTCCACAACCTGAGAACAAGGAGGAACGTGGAAAAGCTCAAATGAACAAGGACGAGTAA
- a CDS encoding cullin binding protein CanA, whose product MAPSSVPPNPTAHNVAQLLPRFTDDDPDFRFMALSDLHDILVVAHSGLLLHDDVVAARTVDGLLTTLVDTNGEVQNQAVKCLGPFVNKISDKTLPVMIDKLSTLPTGNTVDQSIPALALREVVVSLPRPVAGAARTKSVTDAYSAISRVLIPRLIGYNVIPPAQHGLSQPPKGMLQDDLDKGTDSNAIDVLTEVARCFGSMLQDVEIQALQQITFAILENNRASSMMKKKSVTAISTLAGYFSDQLLSSFLSKMIELLRDVHLTRSKRKLYITILGSMARSIPRKFGPYLKTLAPFVMSALSTEEQDEEMDVSDDEAERDPEVDEVLEAALIALDSFLASCSQDMRLYTKETIDAATRYLKYDPNLAEDDDEDADDDMPSDEEDALEGEDFEEEAGYDDDEDASWKVRRCAAKVLYTLISTRSNGDLLEDGTLYNSVAPALISRFKEREENVRLEILSTLSNLIKKSGDGPSPVKFSDETQQSSMMPPPPSKKRRRGGSDASMFDLQAGSSVSMGYASPARAGTPPVGPRASLAKLSPEIVKGIAQLLKQTSCPPTTKQASISLIKDIVITQRGGLDGYLSQLITPVIEAARIAGGLTSSASATANSLRTQALQLIGAIADTHSSKSIQPYLGPIIDALLRGIKHRYSKLSIEALAATEQVVKALTPPRSAASGSENQQHVESLYDALVVRIAANDADVEVRRSAIHVLGVLLGRSSGSQGLLSSTKRTAGLQLLEDRLKNELTRLASVRAIDSIAAHTKAKDELSAKWVRDVALELGAQLRKASRALRGASLSALRTLALNPQSRIHLDSETKAQVVEMLLPLLNVSDLHLLGPALVILATFVKDDAQAIMTPNLNAALCQVAQGSISGTPLDALLNLVRTIGEQHAGQALMQALLQRVGVSGHAEVVGKVIGNLLVYGGDSVGVKLEQFITELETAQDDKRQCLALVVLGESALRLGPQSSLDPKLFIKYFTVRSENVPLAAAVALGRAGAGSVSKYLPVILSTMGQPSAPQYLFLHSIKEILQHDDTESEIIPYASTLWQNLVVASQLEDNKAIGAECIGRLTIIDPKTYLPQLQAFLSDRKGSVRAMVISAIRYTFTDTDEAYDEYLKPIVVPMLVQMLNEPDLENRRLALMTFNSAMHNKPDIILPALDQLLPLAMKETVVKPELIREVQMGPFKHKVDDGLEIRKSAYETLYALLEKAFVRLSAIEVSDFFDRVVAGISDEHDIRILCNLMLTKLMVIAPEQVHARLEALAHNFRSVLAVKPKENAVKQEIEKIHEGAKGVLKISAQLNKQMGTEVGLITGDDPQSRAWAHYWDQIQKEHQTGLKAVLEELKERDR is encoded by the exons ATGGCGCCCTCGTCGGTTCCCCCCAACCCGACGGCGCACAATGTCGCCCAGCTGCTGCCGCGCTTCACGGATGATGACCCCGATTTCCGCTTCATGGCCCTGAGTGACCTGCACGACATCCTCGTCGTCGCTCACTCGGGCCTCCTCCTCCACGACGATGTTGTTGCGGCGCGCACAGTCGATGGTCTGCTCACCACACTCGTCGATACCAACGGCGAGGTGCAGAACCAAGCCGTCAAGTGCCTTGGGCCGTTTGTGAACAAGATCAGCGATAAGACGCTGCCTGTCATGATCGACAAGCTCTCTACGCTCCCCACAGGCAATACAGTCGATCAGTCAATACCTGCCCTCGCCCTCCGCGAAGTCGTCGTCTCCCTCCCGCGTCCTGTCGCCGGTGCTGCGCGTACAAAATCTGTCACCGACGCCTATAGCGCCATTAGCAGAGTATTGATTCCGCGCCTGATCGGATACAATGTCATCCCTCCAGCACAACATGGCCTCAGCCAGCCCCCCAAGGGCATGCTGCAGGACGATTTGGACAAGGGTACAGATAGCAACGCCATCGACGTGCTGACCGAGGTCGCACGGTGCTTTGGATCTATGCTACAGGACGTCGAGATCCAGGCGTTGCAGCAAATCACATTCGCAATCCTTGAAAACAACCGCGCGAGCTCCatgatgaagaagaagtcGGTCACGGCCATCTCTACACTGGCTGGATACTTTTCCGATCAGCTGCTGAGCAGTTTTCTCTCAAAGATGATCGAACTCCTGCGGGATGTCCATCTCACCCGCAGCAAGCGAAAGCTCTACATCACGATTCTAGGGTCCATGGCTCGGTCGATTCCCCGCAAGTTTGGCCCTTACCTCAAGACCTTGGCCCCTTTTGTCATGAGCGCATTGAGCACagaggagcaagacgaagaaaTGGACGTATCGGATGACGAGGCAGAGCGTGATCCTGAGGTTGACGAAGTGCTCGAGGCCGCTCTCATTGCACTGGACAGTTTCCTCGCCTCTTGCTCTCAGGACATGCGCTTGTACACAAAGGAGACTATCGATGCCGCGACGCGTTACCTCAAGTACGATCCTAACCTCgcagaagatgatgatgaagatgcCGACGACGATATGCCAAGCGACGAGGAGGACGCGCTCGAAGGCGAGGATttcgaagaagaagcaggctatgatgatgacgaggatgCAAGCTGGAAAGTGCGTAGATGTGCAGCCAAGGTTCTGTACACGTTGATCTCAACGCGGAGCAATGGCGATCTGCTGGAAGACGGCACTCTTTACAATAGCGTCGCACCAGCACTCATCTCGCGATTCAAGGAGCGAGAAGAAAACGTCCGCTTGGAGATTCTGTCGACGTTGTCCAACCTGATCAAGAAGTCAGGCGATGGTCCCTCCCCTGTCAAGTTTTCAGATGAGACACAGCAAAGCAGTATGATGCCACCGCCGCCAAGTAAAAAGCGACGCCGCGGTGGGAGCGATGCGAGTATGTTCGATCTTCAGGCCGGCTCTTCTGTGTCCATGGGCTACGCTTCACCTGCACGAGCGGGCACGCCTCCTGTAGGCCCGCGTGCTAGCTTGGCCAAGCTCAGTCCCGAAATTGTCAAGGGCATCGCACAGCTACTTAAGCAAACCTCATGTCCACCCACTACTAAACAAGCATCAATATCCCTGATCAAGGACATTGTAATTACCCAGCGGGGTGGTCTTGACGGCTATCTCAGCCAGCTCATCACCCCAGTTATAGAAGCTGCAAGAATCGCTGGGGGACTAACAAGCAGCGCTTCTGCCACAGCCAACAGCTTGCGCACCCAGGCTCTACAGCTGATAGGCGCCATCGCCGATACCCACTCTTCCAAATCCATACAGCCGTATCTCGGGCCTATCATCGATGCGCTTCTTCGGGGAATCAAGCACAGGTACAGTAAGTTGTCTATCGAGGCTCTTGCTGCGACTGAACAGGTTGTCAAGGCCCTGACACCACCTCGATCCGCCGCGTCAGGAAGTGAGAATCAGCAACATGTCGAGTCACTCTATGATGCACTAGTAGTGCGGATAGCCGCGAACGATGCCGATGTAGAAGTACGACGAAGTGCCATCCATGTCCTTGGCGTGTTGCTCGGCAGGAGCTCTGGTTCACAAGGTCTTCTTTCCTCAACCAAGCGAACAGCTGGGCTTCAGCTTCTGGAAGACCGTCTCAAGAATGAGCTTACCCGTCTTGCCTCAGTGCGTGCTATCGACTCAATTGCCGCGCATACCAAGGCAAAGGATGAGCTGTCTGCTAAGTGGGTTCGCGATGTGGCACTGGAGCTTGGTGCACAACTGCGCAAGGCCAGTCGTGCATTACGTGGTGCCAGCTTAAGCGCTCTTCGAACTCTCGCACTGAACCCGCAGTCCCGCATCCATCTCGATAGTGAGACCAAGGCACAAGTTGTAGAGATGTTGTTACCACTGCTCAATGTCAGCGATCTCCACCTCCTAGGTCCGGCACTCGTCATCCTTGCCACCTTTGTCAAGGACGATGCGCAAGCTATCATGACGCCGAATCTTAACGCTGCGTTGTGTCAAGTTGCTCAAGGTTCGATTAGTGGTACTCCCCTGGACGCGCTGCTGAACCTCGTTCGCACAATCGGTGAGCAGCATGCTGGACAAGCATTGATGCAGGCTCTTCTACAACGAGTTGGCGTATCTGGACATGCAGAGGTTGTGGGCAAAGTCATTGGTAACCTTCTTGTCTATGGCGGTGATAGTGTCGGCGTCAAGCTCGAGCAGTTCATCACCGAGCTCGAGACGGCACAGGACGACAAGCGCCAATGCCTCGCATTAGTCGTACTTGGAGAGTCCGCATTACGATTAGGGCCGCAGTCAAGTCTTGATCCCAAGCTATTCATCAAGTACTTTACTGTACGGTCGGAAAATGTGCCACTTGCAGCTGCTGTGGCACTTGGACGAGCCGGTGCTGGAAGTGTTAGCAAGTATCTTCCGGTCATTCTATCCACTATGGGTCAGCCATCTGCTCCACAATACCTCTTCCTACACTCGATTAAGGAGATACTTCAACACGATGACACCGAATCGGAGATTATACCGTACGCATCGACACTGTGGCAAAATCTTGTTGTTGCATCCCAGCTCGAGGACAACAAGGCAATAGGCGCAGAGTGCATCGGTAGACTTACCATTATCGACCCAAAGACGTACCTTCCACAGCTCCAG GCATTCTTAAGCGACCGCAAGGGAAGCGTACGCGCCATGGTCATCTCTGCTATAAGATATACCTTTACAGATACCGACGAAGCATACGACGAGTATCTCAAGCCCATTGTGGTTCCTATGCTCGTCCAGATGCTCAACGAACCTGATCTTGAGAACCGACGTCTCGCTCTGATGACATTCAACTCGGCCATGCACAACAAGCCCGACATCATTCTACCAGCGCTTGACCAACTGCTCCCGTTGGCCATGAAGGAAACCGTTGTCAAGCCGGAGCTTATTCGGGAGGTCCAGATGGGTCCTTTCAAACACAAGGTTGATGATGGTCTGGAGATCCGCAAGAGTGCGTATGAAACTCTATACGCTCTTCTTGAGAAGGCGTTTGTCCGACTGTCAGCCATTGAGGTATCCGACTTCTTTGATCGGGTGGTTGCTGGTATCAGTGATGAGCACGATATCCGTATCCTCTGCAACCTCATGCTCACCAAACTCATGGTGATCGCACCAGAGCAGGTACATGCACGCCTAGAGGCTCTCGCCCATAACTTCCGCTCAGTACTCGCCGTCAAGCCCAAAGAAAACGCGGTCAAGCAAGAGATCGAGAAGATTCACGAGGGCGCTAAGGGTGTACTCAAGATTTCCGCGCAGCTTAACAAGCAAATGGGCACAGAGGTTGGACTGATTACGGGGGATGATCCACAGTCTCGTGCTTGGGCGCATTACTGGGATCAGATCCAGAAGGAGCACCAAACTGGCCTCAAGGCTGTTCTAGAGGAACTCAAGGAACGTGATCGTTAG
- a CDS encoding SnoaL-4 domain containing protein, translating to MAPPTAIMAPTTFLTGLSAREAVADALQRCVLGMDSNNRPLFESACLKGEDMVVIAGSIPLNGWAAIDAMMDRVFAIVTTHTVSNIRVELKSEDADTAQITAHAISYHVREEDALKQEDTSYTASSLYDIELVKVEWGLWKMKTWLIKVLWTVGDAAVLHG from the coding sequence ATGGCACCCCCTACCGCGATAATGGCTCCGACAACATTTTTAACAGGACTCTCAGCCCGGGAGGCTGTCGCAGATGCACTACAACGGTGCGTGCTCGGCATGGACAGCAACAATCGGCCTCTTTTTGAATCAGCATGTCTAAAAGGCGAAGATATGGTGGTGATTGCCGGATCCATCCCACTCAACGGATGGGCTGCCATCGACGCCATGATGGACCGCGTCTTTGCCATTGTCACCACACATACCGTTAGCAACATACGGGTTGAGCTCAAGAGCGAAGACGCGGATACAGCACAGATCACAGCGCACGCTATTTCCTATCACGTAAGGGAGGAAGATGCGTTGAAGCAGGAGGACACAAGTTACACTGCGAGTTCGCTATACGATATCGAGCTTGTCAAGGTGGAATGGGGATTGTGGAAGATGAAGACGTGGTTGATCAAGGTGCTGTGGACTGTGGGTGATGCAGCAGTGTTGCATGGTTAG